The following are from one region of the Apostichopus japonicus isolate 1M-3 chromosome 17, ASM3797524v1, whole genome shotgun sequence genome:
- the LOC139984069 gene encoding flavin-containing monooxygenase 3-like, producing MDRKRVGIVGAGAGGLAAIKACLEEGFTPVAFERTDQLGGIWVYRDISQTEYPEAAAVYNCLKTNGSKAFFGFTDFPCPKEWTPFVSRQNCLEYFQDYATKFDLSQYIRFNTEVSTVYPTDDYETTGRWRIRIRSDGGYCEELFDAVMICTGVHSRANLPRYPGQDIFKGEISTGSTYRENTKYSDQKVLVVGGGISAGDIATDISNASKQTYISSRNGLSITPVIGPNGWPFDSFIGMRLIQLLPAWIETYLIRRESYKKFRCEHLGLNIPSENGVRSTGAILNDNFINQVLSGNILPKPSIRNFTDTGVVFQDGSTVEDLDAVMFCTGYHSQIPFAAEIFISGTSDADRYSLVFPVQLKHSTLAYIGFFRTATIGSPITVMEMQTRWVAQVWSGNCMLPSIPEMLTDVEERQRAERSRYGRVICQVDAVRYMDNIATKIGCYPSLASLFVSDPRLAARVIFSPVVPATYRLVGPHRLEDARDVILTSWSTIFGGMPLENQQVKCTMWDLGMTKLCVFIITLMITLTLSITLW from the exons ATGGATAGGAAACGCGTTGGAATCGTCGGAGCTGGGGCGGGTGGGTTAGCTGCGATTAAAGCTTGTCTGGAAGAGGGATTCACTCCAGTTGCATTTGAGAGAACCGACCAGTTAG GAGGAATATGGGTATATCGGGATATCAGTCAGACTGAATACCCTGAAGCTGCAGCTGTGTATAACTGCTTAAAAACCAACGGCAGTAAAGCCTTCTTTGGATTCACGGATTTCCCTTGTCCCAAAGAGTGGACACCCTTCGTTTCGCGACAAAATTGTCTGGAATATTTTCAG GACTATGCTACAAAATTTGACCTATCTCAGTACATACGGTTTAACACTGAGGTCTCGACAGTTTATCCAACTGACGATTATGAAACGACTGGACGTTGGAGAATAAGGATTCGTTCAGATGGCGGGTACTGCGAGGAGCTTTTCGATGCAGTGATGATCTGTACAGGTGTTCATTCTCGGGCGAACTTACCGAGATATCCTGGTCAAGATATCTTCAAAGGTGAAATATCAACAGGGAGTACATATCGCGAAAATACCAAATATTCCGATCAAAAAGTACTAGTTGTTG GTGGCGGAATTTCAGCTGGTGACATAGCAACCGACATAAGTAATGCCTCGAAACAG ACCTATATCAGTAGTAGAAATGGCCTTTCCATCACACCTGTGATTGGTCCTAACGGCTGGCCGTTCGATTCATTTATTGGAATGCGTTTAATACAGTTACTACCGGCCTGGATTGAAACATATCTCATTCGAAGAGAAAGTTATAAGAAGTTCCGATGTGAACATTTGGGTCTAAACATTCCTTCTGAAAATGGAGTACGTTCAACCGGAGCGATACTCAATGATAACTTTATTAATCAAGTGTTGTCTGGTAATATTTTACCGAAGCCAAGTATTCGAAATTTCACGGATACTGGAGTTGTCTTCCAAGATGGATCAACAGTTGAAGATTTAGACGCTGTTATGTTCTGTACTGGCTACCATAGTCAAATCCCGTTTGCTGCGGAAATCTTTATCTCAG GAACTTCGGATGCTGACCGATATTCACTCGTATTCCCTGTCCAACTGAAACACTCAACATTAGCTTACATTGGATTCTTCAGAACTGCCACAATTGGCTCTCCAATCACTGTCATGGAGATGCAAACACGGTGGGTGGCGCAAGTATGGAGTGGAAACTGCATGCTGCCCTCTATTCCTGAAATGCTCACTGACGTAGAAGAGAGACAGAGGGCAGAACGTTCAAGATATGGTCGCGTCATTTGTCAG GTTGATGCCGTGCGCTACATGGACAACATAGCAACTAAGATCGGGTGCTACCCCTCTCTTGCGTCTCTGTTTGTCTCCGACCCTCGGTTAGCTGCTCGCGTGATCTTCAGCCCTGTTGTCCCGGCAACGTACAGGCTGGTCGGGCCACACAGATTGGAGGACGCgcgtgacgtcattttgacctcCTGGAGTACTATTTTCGGAGGAATGCCTTTAGAGAACCAGCAAGTTAAATGTACAATGTGGGATTTGGGGATGACTAAACTGTGCGTTTTCATAATAACGCTGATGATAACGCTTACTTTATCAATTACTCTGTGGTAG